In Haloarcula salinisoli, one genomic interval encodes:
- a CDS encoding TIGR00300 family protein, translating to MTVSREVELAGHIIDSGTMGTAFSIVMDMGGSFTVEAFDIGRRKEEESYARLLVEADDTETLQSIVHELHQHGANPADPTDATLERAPADRVVPDGFYSTTNHPTFVRYEDEWLPVENMEMDCAIVVEPEPSSDGSDGPRAYTKVLNAIEAGDRVVTGDTGIRVEPPERPRDSGGTFGFMQGGVSAERPSESTIRQIADAMRETSESGGDVLAVCGPALIHSGAREDLARLVREGHIDMLSAGNGFAVHDIERDLYGTSLGVDTETLDHARHGHKHHIYAISEVIREGGIEAAVESGTIESGVMYECVANDRPFVLAGSIRDDGPLPDTITDAVEAQNAIRAQAHEADMVLMLSTLLHSVAVGNCLPSTTPVVCVDISPATVTQLVDRGSAQAVGMVTDIGTFVPLLAEELVEE from the coding sequence ATGACGGTTTCTCGCGAGGTGGAACTGGCGGGTCACATCATCGACTCCGGGACGATGGGGACAGCCTTCAGCATCGTGATGGATATGGGCGGTTCGTTCACCGTGGAGGCGTTCGACATCGGCCGGCGGAAGGAAGAGGAATCCTACGCCAGGTTACTGGTCGAGGCCGACGACACAGAGACGCTCCAGTCCATCGTCCACGAACTCCACCAGCACGGCGCGAACCCGGCCGACCCGACCGACGCGACACTGGAGCGGGCGCCGGCCGACCGGGTGGTCCCAGACGGCTTCTACTCGACGACGAACCACCCGACGTTCGTCCGCTACGAGGACGAGTGGCTCCCGGTCGAGAACATGGAGATGGACTGTGCCATCGTCGTCGAACCCGAGCCATCGAGTGACGGTTCGGACGGCCCCCGCGCCTACACCAAGGTCCTGAACGCCATCGAGGCGGGCGACCGCGTCGTCACGGGCGACACCGGTATCAGGGTCGAACCGCCGGAACGACCGCGGGACTCGGGTGGGACCTTTGGATTCATGCAGGGCGGCGTCTCCGCCGAACGGCCCTCGGAGTCGACTATCCGCCAGATCGCCGACGCGATGCGAGAGACCAGCGAGTCGGGCGGGGACGTACTCGCGGTCTGTGGGCCGGCGCTCATCCACTCCGGCGCCCGCGAGGACCTCGCTCGCCTCGTTCGCGAGGGCCACATCGATATGCTCTCAGCTGGCAACGGTTTCGCGGTTCACGACATCGAGCGGGACCTCTATGGCACGTCGCTGGGCGTCGACACCGAGACACTGGACCACGCTCGTCACGGCCACAAACACCACATCTACGCCATCAGCGAGGTCATCCGCGAGGGCGGCATCGAAGCGGCCGTCGAGTCGGGGACTATCGAGTCCGGCGTGATGTACGAGTGTGTCGCCAACGACCGCCCGTTCGTGCTGGCGGGCTCGATTCGCGACGACGGCCCGCTGCCCGACACCATCACCGACGCCGTCGAAGCACAGAACGCCATCCGAGCGCAGGCCCACGAGGCCGACATGGTGTTGATGCTCTCGACACTGCTGCACTCGGTGGCCGTCGGCAACTGCCTCCCCTCCACGACGCCGGTCGTCTGTGTGGATATCAGCCCCGCCACCGTCACGCAGCTGGTCGACCGCGGCTCCGCGCAGGCGGTGGGAATGGTCACCGACATCGGCACGTTCGTGCCGTTGCTGGCCGAGGAGCTGGTCGAGGAGTAG